aattttcaattaacaatttgtactgaaaattttcaattaacaatttgtactgaaaattttcaattaacaatttgtattaaaaattttcaattaacaatttgtactgaaaattttcaattaacaatttgtactgaaaattttcatttaacaatttgtactgaaaattttcatttaacaatttgtactgaaaattttcaattaacaatttgtactgaaaattttcaattaacaatttgtactaaaaattttcaattaacaatttgtactgaaaattttcagttaacaatttgtactgaaaattttcaattaacaatttgtattaaaaattttcaattaacaatttgtactgaaaattttcaattaacaatttgtactgaaaattttcaattaacaatttgtattaaaaattttcaattaacaatttgtactgaaaattttcaattaacaatttgtactgaaaattttcatttaacaatttgtactgaaaattttcatttaacaatttgtactgaaaattttcaattaacaatttgtactgaaaattttcaattaacaatttgtactgaaaattttcagttaacaatttgtactgaaaattttcaattaacaatttgtattaaaaattttcaattaacaatttgtactgaaaattttcaattaacaatttgtactgaaaattttcaattaacaatttgtattaaaaattttcaattaacaatttgtactgaaaattttcaattaacaatttgtactgaaaattttcatttaacaatttgtactgaaaattttcatttaacaatttgtactgaaaattttcaattaacaatttgtactgaaaattttcaattaacaatttgtactaaaaattttcaattaacaatttgtactaaaaattttcaattaacaatttgcactaaaaattcatttttgtaaattttgaaaatttctaaaaattaaaaatttaggtagaaataaaaaaatttgaaaatgtctaaGATATCTGAAACGATCAGTAACCTTAATTAAAACTTAGGAtcggtatacatatataaatgactatatatataaaaaaatgagtGTATGTGAGTAGACTATTAAGAGAACAGTATGCAAATACGCGCATCGTTGGTAGATCAATTAATATCGAGCTCAACACAGTACCTTCGATTCGAGGTGTGATAGATTTTTAAAAACACTCTGTATGCGCGTGGGTGTCCGATCGCGTCCCATGTGTTGGTGTTTTTTTTCTGTGTGCGTGTCGTACGCACATATGCGACTTGTCCATTGCACAGATGTGAAGATTATGTGTGTATACATTCGTGTACATGGAACGTCATTGTTTATGTGTCACTTCACGTATACACTGACCGACTGCATTTCAATTATTgcaattcttaaaaattattttttattgttttttaagAAATGTATCTCGTTGCTTCTTTCACAGATTTTTTGTAGCAACTTTCTTTAGTttgtgtaaatttaaattttagaaattcgacAGTTTTGAttcttgaacatttgaaaatttgaacatttaaaaatttgttcacttggaaagttgaacatttaaaaatttgttcacttggaaatttgaatatttaaaaatttgttcacttggaaatttcaacatttaaaaatttgtacacatgaaaacttgaatgtgtgagaatttggaagttttaaaaCTTACTTAGAAATTGTGACAAAATCTCTTGTTTGAAatcgaacccatcactactaaGGGTACTAagagacaaaaataatttttttacaatttttctacaCTTAATTTTGTCACAAAATTTTCAGAACACATTCTGAAGGCtctaaatcaaaaataaatgaaaaaacatCTCAAGATTTCTGTTTAGTTACgtcagaaaataaatttgacatCTTCAAATCCACCTGAGTAATATTACCCATCTTCAAAAATTGaactacaaataaataaattaattttcttcaatgttcaaataattgtcttaatatttattaaatatatattcagagtataattttgaagaacatataagtttattttcaaagacattttattttgaagaagaaaattaaacaaagaGCAACGAGTATATATTCAAGTTTCGTTTGCAAAACACGTGTAATGCAGTGAAACACGTGTTTCCGGTTGGTGAAGTGCAATGAAAAACTTATGGTGAGGCAGGGTTCGCATTCTAATCCGGAGGCATAAATCGTCCAGACTCGTTCTTAACTTTACAATGAAAGAAACATCTCGTATCCGAAGCAGCCATCCGTCCACCATTTCGGCTGTTCATGCTCGTcatctgtgtgtgtgtgtacttCCGATTAAAGACACGTGCTCTCCATCTATCGATTTCCATGCGattatacataattttaacATGCTTTAAGAATTAAAGCAGTCCTTCATTTTACTTCGGTGAGAATCAAAATAGAGGTTTTACTTCGGTAACCAACATAGGATGCGTTTTAAAGCGATCATTTTAAAGATAGGGTATTACTTTTTTTATTGGAGGCGATTATTGATGTTTGATAGTTTTTTAGTTGAAGGGATTTTTAGTGGAAGTTTGGGTGAAACGTTTGGGtaggattttaaaaattaatttgcaaattttttattaggtATATGAGTGAATtagtaaatccctaaatttgaccGTTCTCCAAATCactgaattctcaagtttttaattaaaaaatttctgaaataccctaatttctaactttctgaatttttaaattctctaatacctaaattttcaaataccaaacccccaaaacctccaaatcttaatattttcaaatcctcagatttaaaattttcatattgctaaattcttgtattcctaaattcctgaattattGTACTCCTAAATCCCAGCATCCCCTTGTCCCTATatttccacatctctaaatccccgtatccctaaattcctgtattcaTAAATTCCCGTATCTCTAAATTCACGCATCCTTAAATCCCCGTATCTCTAACTCcccgtatctctaaatccccatatctctaaatccccgtatccctaaatccccataccctTAATTTCCCATACTCCCATATCCCCATACCCTTAATTTCCCATACTCCTAAATCCctttatccctaaatccccatatccctaaatccccatactcctaaatccccataccctTAATTTCccatactcctaaatccccataccctTAATTTCCcatactcctaaattcccataccctTAATTTCccatacccctaaatccccatatctataaattcccatacccctaaatccccatatccctaaatccccatatccctaaatccccatactcctaaatccccataccctTAATTTCCCattctcctaaatccccataccctTAATTTCCcatactcctaaattcccataccctTAATTTCCcatactcctaaattcccatacccctaaattcccatacccctaaatccccataccctTAAATCCcctatcccaaatttcccaataacCCAAAAAAGCACCAAAAACCACTTAAATTTCGTCGCGTTAAAATAAGGATCCTAAAACGAACCCCAAACTTCTAACCGCAATATTAACGATAAATCTAACGAGGGAATATAGCAAAAAGTTTTAATGAGCGAACGATAGTTGGAGTGCACCGAAAGTTGTTCTAAAATGTTTAACCACCGATCGAAGGTTCGCGAGGAGAAGAGTGATCTTTGTATTCTGGTTTTTAAACAGCGTTTTCTTTCTCGCAGGCGAGATTTTAGTGGCCGAAAACGAACCCCTTAATTAAAGTACATTCGTTACGGTCCGGAATATTTTAACGTTTTATTCGAGAGAGTTTATTGCCCACCTTAGAATGCTAGTTGTACATTTTTCTTATTCGACAGAGAATATTTATCGTTGAtgatgtgaaatattttaaagattttattattgttcgaTTGGGGGATGTTTAGGGTAACTGTATTGGTAGCTGACCCTTTTACTTTCTTTcacgttaaataattattttttttaaatattgcactctttcaaaaataagttcaatttttttttataataaaatcttgGTAAATTATCTGAGAATTTCTGTTTGTTAAAATCTTTTACTAGAAAAGAGACtgtgataataattaaaaaataaaagagtctTACAGTGTCAGCTACTAATACATTTACCCTATTAAGCTCGATTTTACTtttactaaataaattttatcaagcTCGGGCAAAATTGAGTCTCTGACgacataattttctttttttcaataaTTGTTGTGTCCactatttgttataaaaaatacgACAAATTAGTGAACTGAATTAAATCTCCTTGAACATTCTGAATGATCGACAATATAAACGACCTAATGAATACGtctttttttaaacaaactaTTCTGAAAGTTTAAATCGTAACTGTATATATACATCATAATTTTTCAACTATACAgcggtaatttatttataaacatttataagATTGCCCGATAGAATTCAATAAACACtattcttaatttattttaaagtaattgaattataaaattttataaattggtaTAAACAGTTAAGAAAGTAACATGTAgagtaaatttaatttgatgtgTTAAACGAAATGATTAAATGTTGGGATTTTTTACTAAACGTGATTGGAAACAAACATACGTAAACAAGGGGATTCAAAAACTACCGCGAACGACTTGATAAAATCGATTTTAAAAGTGATAAGACGCGCGCACTCGAGAATCCATTTTTAAAGTTTCCCGCGCTTGGCGATTTCTCGGCCCGCGCGTTTCAAACGTACGAAATTCTGTGACCGTTGAGAACGAGTTCTAAATGCAGTCCATTTACCGAGCTGAACTTAATGGCGAGCGAGTGAGCGATGTTTTGTAAATTGTGTGATAAGTGATTTAAATAAAACGATGTGGTACGTTTTGTGTAACATTGATACGttgttgtaaataataaatagatcGTATGTTGCGTTCTGAGTATTCTTTCATCCcttcactatacgtactgtGGTCTTATCTCTATTCTAAGATATTGTCATTACtgaaatttattactttaaatatttttaagtatgaTTGAAATAAGAAACATATTGGTAGAACAGTACTGACAAGTATTAACTCATACAGAACCTTTCAAAGTTAgtcaaattgaataaataacaaattgttaagaactgaaaaaaaaatatctgaACATTTAATTCTCAACAATTATAGTcactctaaaataaaaatactttcaatCATATATACGTTAGTCTCATTTATTATTAAAGGATATTGCGTGTCTTATCACTAAGGACCGTCGCAAACGCAAAACATTTGGTGTTCAAgcctataatttatttaataagtacATAAACTTAATTTTTACATCATTATAAATATGAGTTCTGCAAAAGACGACGAGGATTTTTGGTATAGCAGTGAGAAACGATCCTTCTGTTTTGAAAACAATGAGGTTAGGTTGTAAAATATCTTTATTAATACTAGTTTTCTGAATGAGTATTATAATACTAGTTATATACAATAATCTAGGTGGATCAACTATTTGGAGTATCAAAGATTGATACGGATAAACTGTGGGCTGGTATATCAAATGCGTCAACATCAGAGGCTTCTTTGAAAACTGCCAGCGATTATCAGCCACTTAAACCGATGCTATCTGTTATCTCTGAAAAAACATTATCTTGCAGTATGTCAGTAAAGATCTATACAAGTCAATATTCAGAATGTTTCAAGTAGATTCTATGTTTGTTTATATTGATCGTAAATTATGAGAAAGATGCAATATGTACAAACATTCTCTTATTTGTAGTTTTGGCAATGGATAAATTGCAGAATCTCCAACCTGAAATAACTGCCACACAGCCAGATATAACTTTAAGGAAAATTTTACTTGGCCAGCCTTATTCTTTAGAGCCATATAAATCTTTTGCCtgtaaaacttctttattagATGCGGCTATAATAAGTGGAGATGGAAACGCAATTCTAgttgtaatttcttttttatcattgtaactgaTGTTTTGTAAAAATTCTCTTTAGATATACATGAAAATCATTTCAGATTATCTTGTTTCTAACAAAAACTCTCAAGAGATCTTTGGTTCAACGAATATTAGCTGAAAGGCCAGATGCTGTAAATGTTTACATAAAATATCTTTCTACAAGATTGCAAATAAATGAGATTACTGATATTTTGACGTATGTATTGCTATTTGTttctataaacaaattgtatgtTTGCATTTTGTAACTAGTTCATGATTTTCACAGAATGCTGGGTCAAACAGTTGATGCTGCCGTAAGTTTACATGTAATTTGCTAATTATATGTGAAACATTGTTGTATTAGTTATAGTTCATTCCAGATGAAAACtttacatattataataaaaaatacgagAGATCCAGACAGACTGTTACAGAAACTTCGAAATAGCTATAAGACACAATTTTCAGCTTTGACTGACTGTAAAGAAGCTTCATTTGTTCaatcttacataaaattattaggtaattaaattttttccagTATCTGaacaatgtaagaatttgaaattaaaattaacaatgtaTGATGATTTAATTAGAATGGCAAATGGTAGTAAAGAAGGTAGAGGGTAATGAAGATATTGAATTAAATTCATCTGTTCTTGACTGTCTGAGATATGCATGTAGCAATCACTGGAATGTACCAGAAGGAACATTAATATCTCCTGCAATACTATCTCAACAACATGAAATATCTCCTAGACAATACCAAAAAGTTGCACTGGAAGTTAGAACAGCAGCCGGTGAATGGGAAGACGTTGACAAATTGCTTTTAACAAAGGTAATCTATAATCTATATGCCTCTTATATAAATATCACAATGAAACTAATTCTTATCAATAATTTACAGGGTTGGTTAAACAgtaaaaagttacaaattcaTTTGCCCATTGAAGATATACTTAAAATACTCCAGAAAAATAAAGCTCCCTCCGCTATACttgaaaagtatttaaaatacgtGGACAATGTAGAAAAGCGATTGGAATTAGCAAAAAATATGCATTGTTTTAGAATAGCAATCGACGTAAGTGTATCAATTAtctaattatttataactagtttaattaataatgtgaTCTGTTCTTTAGATACTTGTGCAACAAGCAGATCGTGCTGCACTAATGGAATATAAAACCAaactacaaccacaatctgagGAATACTTCTACGCGGAAAGTGCATTACGTTTACCCTCGATTAAATGGAGGAATTAAAGTGAAtgactatatatttttttttaatatatttaaatatttattgtataaaaaatgttactgtATATTTCTACTGTGGAGTTTAATTTATTCCTTCATACAATTTGTACTTTGCATTTCGATGTAATTCGATTTAtatcataattaattatattaataaaattaactatattaattgaatttaacggAAGATACACGTGGCGCCGTCCAGTGGCAGTGTGGGGAACTAttgaaactgcagtttcaaaaccgtgtagttcaccccgttcgccggagagatggcgctactTCAATTCTTGTTGATGACGTCACTGTTTAAAAAACCGCGCatagatttgaatttttaaaaatatataagaatGTAACCTTTAAAAAAAATAGGAAACTATTATGTGTTCAAAACAGTTCGCATGCTATACTGAGTCTTTTcggtaataaataattacaaagaattacataaaaataaatttgaatacaatAATTAGTAGATCATTTACAAGATATTTGCGAGAGgaagttataaaaataatgaattacaataattaatttatataataatgaattacaataattaatttatataataatgagttacaataaaatataaataaattgacaatcattttgcaaaatatgtgctagagtaagttaataaaaaaaat
This genomic window from Megachile rotundata isolate GNS110a chromosome 14, iyMegRotu1, whole genome shotgun sequence contains:
- the LOC100878711 gene encoding spermatogenesis-defective protein 39 homolog isoform X2 — its product is MSSAKDDEDFWYSSEKRSFCFENNEVDQLFGVSKIDTDKLWAGISNASTSEASLKTASDYQPLKPMLSVISEKTLSCILAMDKLQNLQPEITATQPDITLRKILLGQPYSLEPYKSFACKTSLLDAAIISGDGNAILVIILFLTKTLKRSLVQRILAERPDAVNVYIKYLSTRLQINEITDILTMLGQTVDAAMKTLHIIIKNTRDPDRLLQKLRNSYKTQFSALTDCKEASFVQSYIKLLEWQMVVKKVEGNEDIELNSSVLDCLRYACSNHWNVPEGTLISPAILSQQHEISPRQYQKVALEVRTAAGEWEDVDKLLLTKGWLNSKKLQIHLPIEDILKILQKNKAPSAILEKYLKYVDNVEKRLELAKNMHCFRIAIDILVQQADRAALMEYKTKLQPQSEEYFYAESALRLPSIKWRN
- the LOC100878711 gene encoding spermatogenesis-defective protein 39 homolog isoform X3 is translated as MLSVISEKTLSCSMSVKIYTILAMDKLQNLQPEITATQPDITLRKILLGQPYSLEPYKSFACKTSLLDAAIISGDGNAILVIILFLTKTLKRSLVQRILAERPDAVNVYIKYLSTRLQINEITDILTMLGQTVDAAMKTLHIIIKNTRDPDRLLQKLRNSYKTQFSALTDCKEASFVQSYIKLLEWQMVVKKVEGNEDIELNSSVLDCLRYACSNHWNVPEGTLISPAILSQQHEISPRQYQKVALEVRTAAGEWEDVDKLLLTKGWLNSKKLQIHLPIEDILKILQKNKAPSAILEKYLKYVDNVEKRLELAKNMHCFRIAIDILVQQADRAALMEYKTKLQPQSEEYFYAESALRLPSIKWRN
- the LOC100878711 gene encoding spermatogenesis-defective protein 39 homolog isoform X1, producing the protein MSSAKDDEDFWYSSEKRSFCFENNEVDQLFGVSKIDTDKLWAGISNASTSEASLKTASDYQPLKPMLSVISEKTLSCSMSVKIYTILAMDKLQNLQPEITATQPDITLRKILLGQPYSLEPYKSFACKTSLLDAAIISGDGNAILVIILFLTKTLKRSLVQRILAERPDAVNVYIKYLSTRLQINEITDILTMLGQTVDAAMKTLHIIIKNTRDPDRLLQKLRNSYKTQFSALTDCKEASFVQSYIKLLEWQMVVKKVEGNEDIELNSSVLDCLRYACSNHWNVPEGTLISPAILSQQHEISPRQYQKVALEVRTAAGEWEDVDKLLLTKGWLNSKKLQIHLPIEDILKILQKNKAPSAILEKYLKYVDNVEKRLELAKNMHCFRIAIDILVQQADRAALMEYKTKLQPQSEEYFYAESALRLPSIKWRN
- the LOC100878711 gene encoding spermatogenesis-defective protein 39 homolog isoform X4, with product MDKLQNLQPEITATQPDITLRKILLGQPYSLEPYKSFACKTSLLDAAIISGDGNAILVIILFLTKTLKRSLVQRILAERPDAVNVYIKYLSTRLQINEITDILTMLGQTVDAAMKTLHIIIKNTRDPDRLLQKLRNSYKTQFSALTDCKEASFVQSYIKLLEWQMVVKKVEGNEDIELNSSVLDCLRYACSNHWNVPEGTLISPAILSQQHEISPRQYQKVALEVRTAAGEWEDVDKLLLTKGWLNSKKLQIHLPIEDILKILQKNKAPSAILEKYLKYVDNVEKRLELAKNMHCFRIAIDILVQQADRAALMEYKTKLQPQSEEYFYAESALRLPSIKWRN